The DNA region CATAATGAAAATGGTTTCTAACTTTAAAATAGCTTCCCGTTTTCAATAATAACAAAGCCATTGCGCTTGTAAGTTACTTTGGTACCGTTGGCGCAAAACGTATATTTTCCGTTCGATTTACGTTCGGATGCCCACAACAAAATCACCTCATCAACGGTACAATTGTAATCTTTGGCCACTTTCTTTTTTACATCATCAATAGTGGCTCGGCCTTTTTTTAGTTGATTTTGAACCTTACCATTCAATTTTGGTTCTTCAAAATCTGCCGGCACATTACAGCCATCCTCTTCGAGCCCAGCCTCAACAAGTACTTCTTCAGCCTGTTTCGGAGCCTCCAAATCAATATATTCCCAAGTGTAATCAGCTTTCAACAATACACGCCTACCGTCTTCGGTTTTTACAATGTAATTGTTTTGGGCAAAACCCGCGTACGATAGAATGGAAAGTAAAAGAACGGCGTATATTTTCATGGTATATCTGTTTTGAATAGAACCAAAAGTACAAATTTTGCATACATTTGCTCTATGGAATTTCCTAAAAAACTTGTGCAAAAATTAGAAAATCGCAAAGAAAACAACGCTTTTCGAGAATTGGGAACGCCGTCTGGTTTAGTGGATTTTTCATCAAACGATTATTTGGGGTTTTCAAAAAACGAAACGATTTTCAATAATGCCCACCAGTTTTTAATTAAAAACCACATAAAACAAAACGGAGCCACGGGGTCGCGCTTGCTTTCCGGAAACCACCAACTTTACGATGTGGTTGAAAGCCTACTTTACCAATTCCACAACAGCGCATCGGCTTTGATTTTCAATTCAGGCTACGACGCCAATATTGGCTTTTTTTCAAGCGTACCGCAACGTGGCGATGTTATTATATATGATGTACTAATCCATGCTTCCATTCGCGATGGCATATCGATGAGCAACGCCAAAGGTTACAAGTTTAAACATAATGATTTGGAGGATTTGGAAAAACTAATTCTTCGTCATTCTGAACCTTCTCACCTTGAGCGGAGTCAAAAGGTTGTTTCAGAATCGCACCATAACATTTACATCGTTACCGAATCGGTATTCTCCATGGATGGCGACACCCCAAACCTCGTTGGGCTTTCAGAATTATGCAAAAAGCACAACGCTTACTTGGTGGTTGACGAGGCCCATGCCATTGGCGTTTTTGGTAAAAACGGCACTGGATTAATACAACAGTTACAACTTGAACACGATATTTTCGCTCGCATCGTCACTTTTGGAAAAGCCATGGGCTGCCACGGCGCCGCCATTTTGGGCAGCAATAGTCTAAAAGCATTTTTGGTGAATTTTTCGCGCTCCTTTATTTATACCACAGCCTTGCCCCCACATAGTTTAGCGACCATTCAATCGGCTTACAACGAATTATCCAAAACCGAAAGTATAAATAAGCTACAAGATAATATTGCGTTTTTTAAATCTGAAATGGTTAAAAACAACCTTAACAACAGCTTTATCGAAAGTCATTCTGCCATACATTGTTGCATCATTCCGGGAAACGAAACGGTGAAACACATCGCCCAACAAATCCAAAAAAGCGGTTTTGATGTAAAGCCTATTTTATCACCTACCGTACCCAAGGGGCAGGAACGGTTGCGGTTTTGTTTACACAGTTACAATTCTAAAAAGGAAATTTCGGAAGTTTTACAGCGACTTTCTATTTTTGTGGTTCAGCATGACGCAACACATTAAGCATCAATGAGCGATACATTTAAAACCATAGCCCGATTTCAATACTCCACCGAAGCCCAAATTGTAAAAGGCCGGCTGGAGGCCGAAGGCATTCAGGTGTTTATGCAGGATAATTTCACCATCGACACCGACCCACTGGTGAGCAACGCCATTGGCGGCGTTAAACTTAAAGTGTTATCGCGACAAGCCTTGGAAGCCCAACATATTTTGGCGTCCATTAAAAAATATTCGGTTGACGATGATGGCAACACCATACAATGCCCTAATTGTAACAGCGAAAACATTGAGCTCTTTTCAACCATAAAAGATGCCAAGTCCTTTTTTGCTTTTATTTTTGGTGTATTATTTTCATCGTTGCCTTTTTACACCAGGCACAAGTACAAATGCGAAAATTGTAACACGGAATTCGATTTAAAATGATTTTTACCACTAATTCACGAATCATTTTCCAATAACTACAAAATAGATTCGTGCATTCGTAGCCTCTTAAAAAAATTCAATGAAAAATAAAACATACTTTATAACAGGAATATCAACCGAGGTGGGCAAAACCGTAGCTTCGGCCATCGTTACCGAAGCCTTGGAAGCCGATTATTGGAAACCCATACAGGCTGGCGATTTAGACCATAGCGACACCCATAAAGTGGAGCGTTTGGTTTCCAATAAAAAATCACAATTTCACCCCAATACCTATGCCCTTAACACGCCTATGAGTCCGCATCGCAGCCGAAATTGATGGCATTACCATAGACTTAAAAAATATAAATGCGCCTAAAACCAAAAATCATTTGGTCATAGAAGGCGCAGGTGGCTTACTGGTTCCATTGAACGACAAAGAAACCATTTTAAATATTATCCAACCCGATTTTAAAGTCATCGTGGTATCGCGCCACTATTTGGGCAGCATCAACCATACGCTTTTAACGGTCAATTTATTAAAGGAAAAAGGCTTTGATGTGTCCATTATTTTCAGTGGAAACGAACACAAAACCACCGAATCCATCATCGAAAAAATGACCAATATTCCTATTATCGGAAGGATTGAAGAAGAACCCTATTTTGACCAAAATGTGATAAAGGAATATGCGGAACGATTTAGGGAGAAGCTGTAGCTGTCGGGAAGGAATCCACAAAAAAGATTAACAATTAAAAGATTCCTGCCTTCGCAGAAATAAAAAATATGAATTTACAAGAACGCGACAAAAAACACCTCTGGCATCCGTTAACGCAACACAAATTGCACCCTGAAGCTTTGGCTATTACTAAGGCTAAAGGTTGCACATTGACCGACGAAAACGGCAATAAATATATCGATGCCATCGCCTCATGGTACACCTGTATGTACGGGCACTGCAATGAATACATTACCCATCGGGTGTCCGAACAAATGCAGCAATTGGACCAAGTGGTTTTTAGCGGATTCACCCACAAACCTGCTATAGAACTCAGCGAAGCCCTCATAAACATTCTGCCCAAAAACCAAAACAAAATTTTTTTTAGCGATAACGGCTCCACGTCTGTAGAAATTGGCATTAAAATGGCTCTGCAATATCATTTTAACAACGGCAATAAAAAGAATACTTTAATCGCTTTTGAAGACGGTTTCCACGGCGACACCTTTGGTGCTATGAGCGTTTCGGGACTTTCTGTATACAACGGGCCTTTTGAGGACTTCTTTTTAAAAGTGGAACGCATTCCCGTGCCCAATGGAAAAAATCACGATGACATATTAAACACTTTACGAAATTTGGCATCAACACACCAAGTGGCCGGTTTTGTTTACGAACCCTTGGTACAAGGTGCCGCAGCCATGAAAATGCACAATACCGAAGGACTGAACCAAATTTTAAATTTCTGCACAGACCATAACATCATTACCGTTGCCGACGAAGTGATGACAGGCTTCGGCAAAACCGGGAAACATTTCGCTTCGCTGTACATGGAAACGCCACCCGATGTGATGTGTTTAAGCAAAGCACTAACTGGCGGATTGCTGCCCATGGCACTTACCACATGCTCACAAAAAATCTATGATGCTTTTTATAGCGACAATATTGCCAAAGGGCTGTTCCATGGGCATACCTACTCGGCCAACCCTTTGGCATGTACCGCAGCCTTGGCAAGTATTGAATTATTGCAAACCGAAAACATTCAAGGTAGAATAAAAGAAATTACGGCATCACACGAAAACTTTGGAAACCGAATAAAAAATCACCCCAAAGTGAAATCCATCCGGCAAACCGGAATCATTTTCGCCCTCGATTTAGATGTAGAAATGCAACGCTACGGTAACCTCCGCGATAAACTCTTTAAGTTTTTTATGGACAACGGCGTGTTTTTACGCCCCTTGGGCAATACCATTTACATACAAGCCCCTTATGTGATTACCAACCATGAATTGGAAAAAGTGTACCGAGTTATCGAAGAATCT from Tamlana crocina includes:
- a CDS encoding DUF2007 domain-containing protein, giving the protein MSDTFKTIARFQYSTEAQIVKGRLEAEGIQVFMQDNFTIDTDPLVSNAIGGVKLKVLSRQALEAQHILASIKKYSVDDDGNTIQCPNCNSENIELFSTIKDAKSFFAFIFGVLFSSLPFYTRHKYKCENCNTEFDLK
- a CDS encoding DUF3157 family protein — encoded protein: MKIYAVLLLSILSYAGFAQNNYIVKTEDGRRVLLKADYTWEYIDLEAPKQAEEVLVEAGLEEDGCNVPADFEEPKLNGKVQNQLKKGRATIDDVKKKVAKDYNCTVDEVILLWASERKSNGKYTFCANGTKVTYKRNGFVIIENGKLF
- a CDS encoding pyridoxal phosphate-dependent aminotransferase family protein translates to MEFPKKLVQKLENRKENNAFRELGTPSGLVDFSSNDYLGFSKNETIFNNAHQFLIKNHIKQNGATGSRLLSGNHQLYDVVESLLYQFHNSASALIFNSGYDANIGFFSSVPQRGDVIIYDVLIHASIRDGISMSNAKGYKFKHNDLEDLEKLILRHSEPSHLERSQKVVSESHHNIYIVTESVFSMDGDTPNLVGLSELCKKHNAYLVVDEAHAIGVFGKNGTGLIQQLQLEHDIFARIVTFGKAMGCHGAAILGSNSLKAFLVNFSRSFIYTTALPPHSLATIQSAYNELSKTESINKLQDNIAFFKSEMVKNNLNNSFIESHSAIHCCIIPGNETVKHIAQQIQKSGFDVKPILSPTVPKGQERLRFCLHSYNSKKEISEVLQRLSIFVVQHDATH
- the bioA gene encoding adenosylmethionine--8-amino-7-oxononanoate transaminase, giving the protein MNLQERDKKHLWHPLTQHKLHPEALAITKAKGCTLTDENGNKYIDAIASWYTCMYGHCNEYITHRVSEQMQQLDQVVFSGFTHKPAIELSEALINILPKNQNKIFFSDNGSTSVEIGIKMALQYHFNNGNKKNTLIAFEDGFHGDTFGAMSVSGLSVYNGPFEDFFLKVERIPVPNGKNHDDILNTLRNLASTHQVAGFVYEPLVQGAAAMKMHNTEGLNQILNFCTDHNIITVADEVMTGFGKTGKHFASLYMETPPDVMCLSKALTGGLLPMALTTCSQKIYDAFYSDNIAKGLFHGHTYSANPLACTAALASIELLQTENIQGRIKEITASHENFGNRIKNHPKVKSIRQTGIIFALDLDVEMQRYGNLRDKLFKFFMDNGVFLRPLGNTIYIQAPYVITNHELEKVYRVIEESLSIV